CAACGAACTCATCGGCGACCGCGCCATAGTCCCGCCGGCCGGAACCGTCGATGCTATCAAGGAGCGCGAGGAAGCGAAGGCCAAGGGCGAGATCGAGTGCTACGACTGGTGGTTCTGCCACAAGAAGATCTGAAGGATTTTTCCTTCAATTGGCTTTTATACCTCTTTATTATCACCTATGGAACCAAGCCACGAAGAACGACCCTATGACAGCGATTATGTATGCCAAGGGTTTAAAGGCCAAACAGCTCCCCTCTGGTACTTTGGAGAGCTCTGAAGCTATTATCACGCTTATGAAAGCTAGATACACCCCAACTCTGAAAAGCACAGATTCGATTGTAAGTTGACCTTTTGACCTAAGGGCTGCAAAGTAGGCGATTAATACTATCAAGCTTAATGAAACCCATTTGTTGATGCTTCCCACTACCTCATAGCAGTTGGGAACGTTGCATATTGCTGTAACCCCATGTGGATCTATCCACGTGCCGTTAGAAGGACATCGCTTTGGTTCCTGAGAATACGCAAACGTGATCAAACTCACAAAAAAGACAATAAGGAGGAGGAACTCCGCAATCTTCTTTTTGAGGGTACTCATATTACCTCCTCCAGTTCCTGATCGATAATGCCCCCGGTGGGAGATCCCCTGTTCCATCCATTAGCAGTATTTCAGTTGTGTATTCCTTGGACCATCCCCCTTTTAAGTACTTATCTATCACATACTGGTTTACTGCATAGGCGATTGCCCCATAAGCTATTGTTCCAGTTGGGGAGCTAATTAAAAGACCGCCTAATTCAAGAGGGTATTCAACCACGGGACCAGAGTCCCAAGTGTGAACGTACACAAATCCTGTTTTTATCCAGTAATCATAGTATTCCGGATTTATTCTGTTAAACCCAATTGTTATAAAACCTACGTTATAGTGGTCGTATACTTCTGCATAAATCCTACAAATGTGGAGAAGCTTATTGCTGTTCTCAGCCAAGTCATCGTATCCACTTTCACAGTGGACCTCGTAACTCTTTACCCCCACGGTAGAAATGAAGTATGGACGATCACTGACTTCTAAAAGCCAATAATATGGATATGAGTTTGTTGGTCCATCCCAGTACCCCACAGGTATTGCTATTGAGACCTTATCTGGAGAGCCCTCGAATTCCTCTATATGATCCCATGTCCATTGATAAGTTACAAACAGCTTTGCAACACCGTTATCATTGTATACGTTCCAATCAATTGACAAGTGCAAGTCATCCTGATCGCCCCCCATTGGCTGAACTGGAGTTCCTGGAACAGTTTTTACGGGGAACTCTTCGTGAGCAAGATGCTTGAATCCATAACTCTCTAATAGCTGTCGGGCCTGAGACTCATTTCCACGTACCTTGAGTTCATAATACTCTTTGAACACTTGATCCAAGTATTTTTCGGTTCCTTTAGTGGGTTCGTCTATGGGAGATTTGGTTGCCAGGGCAATCTCAGAGTTCATGCATATGACAAAGAATACCAATAACACCGCCCCAATCTTCAGGCTACGTGAATGCCTCATGGCTGCACCTCCAAGATTTTCATAACATATTGCTATAGTCCATCTTATAACTTTTTCCTTTTACTATGCGTAATCATTTCTGCTTTTTTTTCGTAGGTTTATGTAATTCCAACGGTAGTTTTGCTAACTGTCCGGGTGAAAATAAGGAAGAGTAAATGAATGAACATAAATGTCCACCAATATATCAAAGCACCCTTCTCCTGAACAGCACCACGAGTGGGACGAGCCACACCAGATGCACGGCGACCGCTATCGGAAAGTCGGTGTAGTCATTGGCGGGGATCCCCTCGAAGACCCTATAGAGCCAGTAGGTCGGGAGGAAAGCTGTGAATTTGCTCCAGTCCGTTGAGAGGTCTCTCCACACGACGACGAGCTTTATCAGAGGCGGAAGGATGAGGAACCAGCCAAGGACTTTGCTTACCGTCAGGGCCTGCATCCTCGACTCTGAAAACACCGTTATGAGCAGCCCGTAGATCCACACCTCGAAGAGGAAGAGCACAATCAAGGCCAGAACGCCCTTTTGAGGTATTTCTATGTCGAGGATGTAAGGGGAAACTAAAGTAAATGCAACCACCACTATCGAGGCCCAGGTCAGCCTGTAGGCCAGGAATGCCTCGCTCGATATTGGAATCACCTTCAGGGCCTGTATCGTCTTATCCTCCTTCTCGTCGGCTATCATGAAACCCGGAATCATGCCGAATATCATAGGTATGAACATCAGGCCCAGGAGGGCCAGGAGTGGATAATAGACCCCGATGTGGTCTTTGAAGTAGCGGATGATGAGGAGAATCACGAGCGTCATCGCCACACTGTACAGGAGCATCGGGTCCCTCCTCAGGAGCTTGAGGTCTGTCCTGTAAATTGCTCCAAACTTCCTCACGAAGCTCATCTCAACCCCTCCACGGCGTACCTGTAGAACCGGACTTTGGCTATGTAGTAGGCCATAACCGACCAGAGGAGTAGAGCTACCGCCGACAGAGTCAGAGTATCCCTTGAGACGTCGACGAACGGGGCCTTGAAGAAGTAGAGCGCCGGGTAGCTGGGGATGAGGTAGAGAACCTTCCATATCTCTCCTGAAAGGTAGCCGTGGTAGTGGGCGAAGGGGAGCAGGGAAACCACCAGGACAGCCATTATCGGGACGAAGTAGTCGTCCAAGTCACGGTACTTTGCCGATACCCCAATTCCAAGGAGGGTGTAAACCACCGAGCACAGGAGGACCCCAGCTACAACATAGGAAAGCCCGTTGAGGGAGCGGGTGCCGATTACCATTATGAGCACGGCACCAACCGCTGAAAGAACGCCCATTATGACAGTCTTGGCCAGGATGTAGCTCCTCCACTCCATCGGCGTTACCGCCAGAGCCCCTATCGCGCCGTCCTTCTTTTCCGCGAATATCTCAGTTCCAACGAACATGAAGCCCACGAGACCCGGCTCGAAGAGGAGAAAGATTGGCACCACAGTGGGGAGGTACTGCTCCGGGAAGAGCATGAGCATCAAGCCGTAGGCAAGACCTATCAGCACGTGTATCGGGTAAACGTAGCCCCTGAACCCGACGATAAGGTTCGTCTTCAGCAGGTTTCCCATCATACGAGCCGCCTCCCCGTCACCTTGAGGAATATCTCCTCCAGGGTCGGCTCCTCCGTGTTTATCCTCCTAACCTCGTGCCCCCTAATGATCTTGAGGAACTCCTCGTTACGGCCTATGCCCTCGAGCGGGAACTCCGCTTTTCTTACCTCGCTGCCCGCCACGTACTCGACCTTTACAAGTCTCTTCCCCATCTTGACCTTGAGCTCGCCCGGGTTGTCCACGAGCCTAACGGAGCCGTCAACGATGAAGGCAACCCTGTCACAGAGTTCATCGGCCACGTACATGTTGTGCGTGGTGAGAAAAATCGTCTTTCCACCCTCTTTCATCTCAAGGAACAGATCTTTGAACTTTCTGGCACTTGCCGGGTCAAGGCCTTCCAGGGGTTCATCAAGGAAAAGGATATCCGGATCGGGGAGCAAAGCCCTCGCCAGATCGAGTTTTTTCTTCATGCCCTTGGAGAAGCCTGAAACGAGCTGATCAGCTTCTTTGTCGAGACCCACCATCTTGAGGGCTTCCATCGGGTCGAGATGCCTCTTGTAAAAGCTCGCGAAGAACTCGAGGTTTTCGAGGGCAGTTAGGCGGGAGTAAACGGCAGGAAACTCGAAGGAGACACCGATTCTGTTGTAGTAGTCCTTACCCCACTCCCGGAGGTCTTTCCCGAGAACCCTGACGTCCCCGGTGTAGTCCTTGATGATCTTTACGAGGATCTTGACGGTTGTCGTCTTTCCGGCACCGTTCGGTCCCAAAAAGCCGTAGATCTCGCCCTCTTCGACGGAGAAGCTCAAGTTCTCAACGCCCCTAACGTCGCCGTAATACTTCTTAACACCGCTGACCTCGATCACGGGCATGTTTCCACCGGTTTAAAATAGGAACTCAAAGTAGTTATAGTTAGCCCCGCACATGTGCGGGATAAGCAAAAGGACAATTTTTAAATACTTTTGTATTCTATTTGTAGCTGGTGAAGAAAATGGGAGAAACCGGGACAGACCACCCTATCTCCGTGAGGCTCCCGGGATACGTTGTCGAGAAGATTGACGAACTGGTAAAGGAGAAAGAGTTCAGAAGCCGCTCTGACTTCATAAAGTTCGCCGTCACGATGGCACTGGGCCAGATAATGATGGAAAAAGCGCGGGAACGGGCAAAGAGGCTCACCGAGGAAGAGTTCAAGGAGGAAGCAGAAGAGGCATGGGAGAAGCTTAAGACTGGAGAGTTCGAGGAAGAAGGGCCCGAAGTCCTGGACGTTCTCAAGGAGATACGCGAAGAGTCAAAGAGACTCACGGGTGCAGGGGAATGAAAGTCGTCCTCGACACGAACGTCGTACTGGCAGCCCTGATAAAGCCCGGGGGTTTATCCGCCCTCTTGATTAAGGCACTGGATAGAGAGCGGCTCCTCAACTTCACGAGTGAGGATGCCCTCGACGAGCTTACTCTAAAAATTGGAATGTTGGCTGAAAAAGGGAAGATTTCGCCCGGCTGGGAAGATATTTTAGCCCACTTCTTGAAGGGTTCTGAAATAATATCCCCCCTCTACTAACTTTGACCTCTGCAGAGACCCTGACGACAACAAGTGGCTGGAGATAGCTTATGAAGCGGGAGCAGGTTACATACTTACATGGGATAATGACCTCCTGAGCCTTCGAAATGAACAAAAGGCCGTGAAACTTGGGAATCATACGATCAAGGTTTTCAGTCCTGTGGAGTTCTATAAGGAGATCCTGATGTCAAAATGCTGAATAAACGGGCGAATTATATCCCTCTATGCAACCTCCATGACCTCAACGCCATTGAATACTCGCTTTTTCATGAGCCCCCGTCTACTCAATAACCCCCTCAAGAACCTTCTTCACGCCCTTCCTAAGGTGCTCTTTCACCGTTGAGGGGCTCAGGCCCAGCATCTGGGAAAGGTCCCTCAGCGTCACGCGCCTCGGATTCTCAAAGTAGCCGCTCTTGTAGGCCAAAAGGAGCACCTCAAACTGCCTCCCTGTCAGCTTTAAGAGGGGGTTCTCCTCCGGGGTGTAGTCCTCGACGCTCACAACCTTTCCCCCGTAGACTTCCTTCACCGTCGAGATGACGTCCGCAACGAGTTCGTCCTCGCAGACGATGTAGAGGTAAACCCCATCCTTACTGAAGATCCCCTTCTCGAAGACCACCATCCCCCTCTTCTGCACCTCAAAGAGCCGGAAGACGTTCTCGGGAATGGGCGCACTGAGGAGGTCCGCCCTCACGTAGAGGAGGTAGTGGTCGTTCTTCGGGATGAGCTTCGCGTCCTTCACGTGGGGGATTTCGAGCAGGCTCCTAAGGAGTTCCTCGGGGTTCACGCCTTCCTTGAACTTGACCTCAACCAGCTTCACCACATCGTTCCCGATGAGGAAGTACGTGTCCCCATACCCCCACTCCACAGCCTCCAGAAAGTCCCTGAAGGAGTTGAAGTACTCGAGGCTCAGCGGGATGGAGAACTTTACCCTCCTCATGGGCATCAGAGAGAATAGAGGCAGATGGTTATTAGGGTTTCCTCGGGGGATAAACGGAAGCCCCCATGACTCAGAGCACCTTCAGCTCCTCGAACTTTACCAGTACCTCGGCCTTGCTCCTTATCAGGTTCTGCCTTGCGACCTCCTCCCCATCATTAAGATAGACCAGCGTCGGGACGTTGAGGACATCAAACATCCCCCAAGACGACCGCCTGGAGATGTTCAAGCGCCTTGAGGAGAGGGGACTCGTGGGGGTCTACAAGAAGAGGCGCGAGAACTGGGTCGAACTCGTGTTTTGACCCTTCTTTTTCCCTTTAGTGACTCCGGCTATGGACAGTTAACCCTAATATACTTCCTTGCCCCATTACATACTATGTCCGAAGTTGTTATCGAACCTGCAAAAGGAACCGAGGAAGAGGCGGAACATTTTGCCGAACTCATGCGCCTCTCAGCCCCGGAGTACTTCCCGAGCCTTCTAGGGGAGAAGTTCAGGGAGTTCTTCAAGATTGCATTTATGGAAAAGGGCAACCTCTTCAGCCACGAGCACGTGGTCTTCGCGATGTACGAAGGGAAGATAGCCGGGATGCTCCTCGGCTACTCCTGGAAATCCAAGTCCGACGAGGAGGGAAAAACCGGCTGGCTCATGATGAAGGTTCTCGGCTTCGACTTCCTCAAGCGGCTTCCGGCTTTCATAAGCGCCAGATCTGGAAGCGGAAAGCTTGATGAGAACGACTACTACGTCAGCAACGTGGCGGTTTATCCCGAGTTCAGGGGAAAGAAGATAGGGAAAGCCCTTATGCTCAAGGCCGAGGGGCTGGCGAGGGAGAGCGGGGCGAAGCGGATAACTCTGGACGTTGAGAGGGACAACGAGATAGCGATAGCGGTTTACAAAAAGCTCGGCTACACCATCGAGAGGGAGCACGAGGTGGAGCTTGAGGGGAGAAAGTACGGGTTCTACCGGATGGTGAAACCATTAAAAGGTTCCTAAAAGAAAGGGCGTTAAGGTTCACCTTTTCAGGCTGAGGAGCAGTGTTTTCACCCCATACGGCCCGAGGAAGACCTTCACAGAACCTCCATCCGCCGGAAGCTCCGTAACGGGCCTCTCGTCGTGGGTGGCCTCAGCAACACCCTCAAGCGGGAGGTTTGGCATCAGAGCCGCTTCGATAGGCGCAGCCGTGGTATTGAAGAGCCTCAGGACGAGGCAGTCCCCTCTCTCGCAGGGTTTTACTGCCACCACCTGAACCTTTTCGGCTGGCTCCACGCTCACGAGGT
This window of the Thermococcus siculi genome carries:
- a CDS encoding ribbon-helix-helix domain-containing protein, which translates into the protein MGETGTDHPISVRLPGYVVEKIDELVKEKEFRSRSDFIKFAVTMALGQIMMEKARERAKRLTEEEFKEEAEEAWEKLKTGEFEEEGPEVLDVLKEIREESKRLTGAGE
- a CDS encoding fluoroquinolone export ABC transporter permease subunit: MMGNLLKTNLIVGFRGYVYPIHVLIGLAYGLMLMLFPEQYLPTVVPIFLLFEPGLVGFMFVGTEIFAEKKDGAIGALAVTPMEWRSYILAKTVIMGVLSAVGAVLIMVIGTRSLNGLSYVVAGVLLCSVVYTLLGIGVSAKYRDLDDYFVPIMAVLVVSLLPFAHYHGYLSGEIWKVLYLIPSYPALYFFKAPFVDVSRDTLTLSAVALLLWSVMAYYIAKVRFYRYAVEGLR
- a CDS encoding putative toxin-antitoxin system toxin component, PIN family; the protein is MKVVLDTNVVLAALIKPGGLSALLIKALDRERLLNFTSEDALDELTLKIGMLAEKGKISPGWEDILAHFLKGSEIISPLY
- a CDS encoding GNAT family N-acetyltransferase, whose product is MSEVVIEPAKGTEEEAEHFAELMRLSAPEYFPSLLGEKFREFFKIAFMEKGNLFSHEHVVFAMYEGKIAGMLLGYSWKSKSDEEGKTGWLMMKVLGFDFLKRLPAFISARSGSGKLDENDYYVSNVAVYPEFRGKKIGKALMLKAEGLARESGAKRITLDVERDNEIAIAVYKKLGYTIEREHEVELEGRKYGFYRMVKPLKGS
- a CDS encoding ABC transporter permease, translating into MSFVRKFGAIYRTDLKLLRRDPMLLYSVAMTLVILLIIRYFKDHIGVYYPLLALLGLMFIPMIFGMIPGFMIADEKEDKTIQALKVIPISSEAFLAYRLTWASIVVVAFTLVSPYILDIEIPQKGVLALIVLFLFEVWIYGLLITVFSESRMQALTVSKVLGWFLILPPLIKLVVVWRDLSTDWSKFTAFLPTYWLYRVFEGIPANDYTDFPIAVAVHLVWLVPLVVLFRRRVL
- a CDS encoding helix-turn-helix domain-containing protein, yielding MPMRRVKFSIPLSLEYFNSFRDFLEAVEWGYGDTYFLIGNDVVKLVEVKFKEGVNPEELLRSLLEIPHVKDAKLIPKNDHYLLYVRADLLSAPIPENVFRLFEVQKRGMVVFEKGIFSKDGVYLYIVCEDELVADVISTVKEVYGGKVVSVEDYTPEENPLLKLTGRQFEVLLLAYKSGYFENPRRVTLRDLSQMLGLSPSTVKEHLRKGVKKVLEGVIE
- a CDS encoding ABC transporter ATP-binding protein; this encodes MPVIEVSGVKKYYGDVRGVENLSFSVEEGEIYGFLGPNGAGKTTTVKILVKIIKDYTGDVRVLGKDLREWGKDYYNRIGVSFEFPAVYSRLTALENLEFFASFYKRHLDPMEALKMVGLDKEADQLVSGFSKGMKKKLDLARALLPDPDILFLDEPLEGLDPASARKFKDLFLEMKEGGKTIFLTTHNMYVADELCDRVAFIVDGSVRLVDNPGELKVKMGKRLVKVEYVAGSEVRKAEFPLEGIGRNEEFLKIIRGHEVRRINTEEPTLEEIFLKVTGRRLV